Part of the Streptomyces sp. f51 genome is shown below.
GGAGCAGGCGCGCCGGGACACCGTCCGGTACGCGGAGGAGGCGCGGGCCGCGCTGGCCCCGCTGCGCGAGTGCGACGCGAAGGCCGCGCTGGTCGAGCTGGTGGACGCGGTGGTGCACCGGGCCGGCTGAGAGGCCGACCGGAGGATCACCACGCCCACGGGGCCGGCGCGAGCCACCGGCGCCGGTCTCCGGGGCGGCCCGAGAGCTGCCGACGCGGTCTCCGGGGCGGCCCGAGAGCTGCCGACGCCCGTCTCCGAGCCGCGCGTGTTCGTCGGTGCAGTCTCCGCCGCCTTCCGTGCTCGCGGAGGCCGGCGCCGCTGTCCGTATTCGTCGCCTCGCGTGCTCACGGAGGCCGGGGTCGTTGTCAGTACCCGCCGCCGCCCGTGTTCGTGCTGGAAGGCGACGGTGCCGACGACTCCGAGGCGGGTGTGGTGATCTTCGCTCCGCTGGGGGTGACGGCCCACCAGGTTCCGTCCACTCCCTGGCCGTACGGCTCCTTCGGTGCGTCGTCCTTGGCGTACCGGTAGAGCGGCCAGCCGGCGAGGGTGATCTGGGTGCTGCCGTCGTTGCGCTTCACCGTGGAGACCAGGCTCTTGTCGATGCCCTTCGTGGTCACCGAGCCGTTGGACGTGGTCGTGGCCGCCGGCCAGAGCGCGGCGCAGGTGCTGTAACAGCTGACCTTGGTCGGGTTCGCCGAGTCCGCGTCGAAGCGGTACAGGACGAAGCCCTTGCCGTCGGTCACGACCGTGCCCAGTTTCGCGACCTTGGCGGTGGTCAGCATCGACGTGGCCGATCCCTTGGCCGCGTTCTGCGCCGTACCGCTGCTCTGCGGAGTACTGGCCCCGCTGCTACTGCTGCTGCCGCCTCCCCCGCCCCCGCTTCCGCATCCGGCGAGCGTGAGCGCCAGGGCGGCGGCGCCCATGGCGGCGTATCCCGTGACGTGCCTGATGGCGAACATGGCGATCCCTCGATCCTTCGATCCCTGGAGAGCTGTGCGATCCGATCGCTGCCACCCGTAAGTACGGATTCGCACCATTTTTTACTCGAATGACCGAGGTATTCGATGGCTTCCGGGTGACGCGGGCGAGGAGAGGGGCTACCCCTACGGGTCGCGGGGAGGTACCGGCCCCTCGCGTCATACCGCAGGACTACGCGGAGTTGAGCCCGCGGGTTGACGCGTTCTTCCGCCGTATTTGGTCAGATGGAGAACACCACTCCTCACCGGTCCGGGTGAGAATGGCGGCTTAGGGGTGGAGCACGGAACGAGGGCAGGGCCGCCGCCGACGACGGAGGTAAGGCACACATGGCACCGTACGAATCCGACGACAGCGCGAGGGCCGCGGAGGCCGACGACACGCTCGACGGGCGACGCAAGGCCGCGCGGTACGTCGTTCCGGTCGCGGTGGTGGGGGTGGCGGCGGCGACGATCGGACTCGTCCCGGCGCTCGCCGACTCCGGAGACCCGAACCTTCCGAAGGTCACCGCGCAGCAACTCATCGAGAAGATCGCCAAGTCGGACGTCCAGCAGCTGTCCGGCACGGTCAAGATCACCACCGACTTGGGGCTGCCCGACCTGGGCGGTCTGGAGAGCGGCCTGCTGTCCGGCGCGGCCAAGGGCCACGACGGCTCGTCCGCCGACCCGCAGTCCAAGCTCCTCGAACTCGCCGCGGGCACGCACACGCTGCGCGTGGCGGCCGACGGACCGGACCGGGGCAAGGTCTCCCTGCTGGACAGCGCCGCCGAGTACAGCGTCATCCACAACGGCAAGGACGTCTGGGGATACGACAGCAAGTCGAACGAGGTCTTCCACTCGACGTCCGCCGAGTCCGGTAAGGCCGGCGAGAAGGCGGGGGACAAGGCGCCGCGGGACGTTCCCGCCACGCCCAAGGACTTCGCCGACGAGGTGCTCAAGTCCGTCGACTCCACGACCTCGGTGAAGGTCGACGGCACCGCGCACGTCGCGGGCCGTGACGCCTACAAGCTGGTCATCAAGCCCCGGCAGTCCGGCACGACGGTCGGCGCCATCAGCATCGCGGTGGACGCGAAGACGGGGCTGCCGCTGAAGTTCACGCTGACCCCGGCGAGCGGTGGCGCGGCGGTCGTGGACGCGGGCTTCACCCGGGTCGACTTCTCCCGGCCGGCCGCTTCGACGTTCGCCTTCACCCCGCCGAAGGGCGCGAAGGTCACCGAGGGCGACACGCTGAAGGGCGCGAAGGGCGACGAGTCCAAGAGCCCGAAGGGCGCCGAGCCCAAGCGCGTGGAGAAGGGCGCGCCGAAGGGTCACGAGGGAGCCGCCGACGGCCTCGGCGGTCCGAAGACGATCGGCAAGGGCTGGAACTCGATCGTCGTCCTCGGCACCGGGGGCAAGGGTGTGCCCTCGGGCGCGTCCGGTTCGACCGGCAACAGCAACGTCGACGGTTTCCTGAACTCCCTCGGCGACCACGTGACCGGCTCGTTCGGCTCGGGCACGGTCTACTCGACCCGACTGATCAACGCGCTGATCACGGACGACGGCAAGGTGTACGCCGGTGCCGTCACCAAGGCCGCGCTGGTGAAGGCCGCGAACGCGGCCCACTAGGCGCGGCCGGGAGAAGCGAACCGAGGGAGCCCATGGAGGAGCTGTCCGCCGACGAACCCGGCCCCGCGCGGGAGCCGGAAGCCGCTGACCTGGTGCCCGTACGGGCGGAAGCCGCCGACGTGGCACCCGCGTGGGCGGAAGCCGCAGACGTGGCACCCGCGTGGGCGGAAGCCGCAGACGTGGCGCCCGCGCGGGAGCCGGGGGATACGGTCGCCAGGCCCGCGCGAGGGCCGGGAGACGTGGCGGCCGGGCCCGCGCGGGGGCCGAGGGCCGTCGGTGCCGTGGCCGCCGGCGGGGACGCGGTGATCGCGACCCGCGGGCTGACCAAGCGGTACCGCGGCGGACAGCTCGCCGTCGACGGCCTGGACCTCACCGTCCCGGCGGGCAGCGTCTTCGGTTTCCTCGGACCGAACGGCTCGGGCAAGACCACCACCATCCGCATGCTGATGGGCCTGATCGAGCCGACCTCGGGCACGGCGAGCGTCCTGGGGCGGCCCATGCCCCGGTCCGCGCGCACCGTGCTCCCGCACGTCGGGGCCCTGATCGAGGGGCCCGCGCTGTACGGCTTCCTCTCCGGGCGGGACAACCTCATCCGGTACGACTCCGCGGACCCCACCGCCGATCCCCGCACCCGCAGGGCACGCGTCGAGTCCGCGCTCGACCGGGTGGGACTGGCCGCGGCGGCGGGGAAGAAGGCGAAGGCGTACTCCCTGGGCATGAAGCAGCGGCTGGGACTCGCGGCGGCGCTGCTCCAGCCCCGCCGGCTGCTCGTCCTGGACGAGCCGACCAACGGCCTCGACCCTCAGGGCATGCGGGAGATCCGTTCGCTGGTCAGGGAACTGGCCTCCGACGGCACGACGGTCTTCCTCTCCTCGCACCTGCTCGACGAGATCGAGCAGGTCTGCACCCACGCTGCCGTGATGACCCGGGGGCGGCTCGTCGTCCAGGGCCCGGTGGCCGATCTCGCGGCCGGAGCGCGCGGCCGGCTGGTGGTGACGACCCCGGACACCGGGGAGGCGGCGCGGGTCCTCAAGGAGCAGGGCGTCCTGGATCTCGTCGTCACCGAGACGGGAGTGAGCGCGGAGCCGCCCGACCGTGAACTCGCCGAACTGAACGCCGCGTTGGTCACGGCGGGCGTGCGGGTCCGCGGCTTCGGGGTCGAACGGGCCTCGCTGGAGGACGCGTTCGTGGCACTGACCGGGGAGGGATTCGATGTCGCGGGCTGAAAGTCTGCCGGAGCGGGGCGCGCGGACGGCCGCGCAACCGGGAGCCCGCCGTGGGCCGAGCCCGCTGTGGACCTTCGGGCTCTTCCGCGACGAACTCGTCACCACCTTCCGTCGCTGGCGGACGATCGCGCTGCTCGGCGTGCTCGCGGCCGTGCCGATCCTCATCGGTGTCGCCGTGAAGGTCGAGACGAACGGCGGCTCGTCGGCGGGCGGGGACGGCGGTCAGGGCCCCGCGTTCATCGCGCAGATCACCAACAACGGCCTGTTCCTGGTCTTCACCGGGCTGGCCGCGACGCTCCCGTTCTTCCTGCCCATGGCCATCGGCGTCATCGCGGGCGACGCGATCGCGGGCGAGGCCAACGCGGGCACCCTGCGCTATCTCCTGGTCGCGCCCGCGGGACGTACCCGGCTGCTGCTCACGAAGTACGCGACGACGATGACCTTCTGCCTGGTGGCGACGCTGGTGGTGGCGGTGTCGGCCTTCGCGGTGGGCGCCCTGCTGTTCCCGCTGGGTGAGCTGACGACGATCTCCGGGACCCGTATCGGTTTCGCCGAGGGGCTCGGCAGGGCGCTGCTCATCGCCCTGGTCGTGGCCGTGTCGCTCACGGGGGTCGCCGCGCTCGGCCTGTTCGTCTCCACGCTCACCAACAGCGGCATCGCGGCCATGGCGACGACGGTCGGCCTCCTGATCACCGTCCAGATCCTCGACCAGATCCCGCAACTGCACGCGCTCCAGCCGTACTTCTTCTCGCACTACTGGCTGTCCTTCGCCGACCTCATGCGCGACCCCGTCTACTGGGACGGCCTGGTCCGCGACCTGGGCCTCCAGGGCCTGTACGTCGCCGTGTTCGGGTCGGCCGCATGGGCGCGGTTCACGACGAAGGACATCACCGCCTGAGCGGACGCGTCACCGCTCGTACGGGAAACGGGCGAGCGGTGCCTCCTGGGCGAAGAAGGTCTTCGCGCGGGTCAGCGCGCCCGTGTCGTTCAGTACGTCGCCGGGCTTGCTGCCGTTGCCGAGCAGGACTCCGCCGAAGCGCATCCCCATGTACGCCGCGGTGTGGTTCAGCGTGCCGATCAGCGGGCCGGCGACCTCGGGCTCCTCGTGCGCGAGCGCGGTGACGCCCCAGAGGGTGCGGCCGGCCAGGGTGGCCTTGAAGTCGACGCCGGGTGTACGGAGCCAGCCGGACCAGTGGTCCAGGTAGCGCTTGGTCTGTCCGGACACCGAGTACCAGTACAGCGGCGAGGCGATCACGATGTCGGTGGCCGCGATGGTGGCGTCGAGCAGGGTGGCCGCCGGGCTCGGGGCGGGTGGGCGTACGTGCTCGCTGTCCCGGCGGAGGTCCTCGAAGTCGGGGAGCCGGTGTTCTGTCAGGGAGAGCCAGCGCTGCTCCGTGTCCGCGGGGAGTTGTTCGGCCGCTCTGCGGGCCAGGGTCTCGGTGTTGCCGCCGGGGCGGCTGCTGCCGAGCACGAACAGGAATCTGCGAGTCATGGTTCCCCCTGGGAGGCGGCGGCCGATTACACGCGCCCACAATATATGCACGCGCATCTACACGTCCAGGCCACCCTCCTCCAACTGGGCCGGCTCCTTTCTCTCGCCCCCTCCGCCCCTACCCAACCCGAACCCGGGGCTCCGCCCCCAGGCCCCCGCTCCTCAATCCCCGGAGGGGCTGAACGCTCCCCGGACCCAAAGGGGTGGGGAGAGGGAGACCACCCCCGGGGCTCCGCCCCAGCCCCCGCTCCTCAAACGCCGGAGGGGCTGAAACCTTCGCCGGCCGGGGCTGACATGGCCACGGCCTGGGCCGACGTTGCGGCAGCCTGGGCTGACGTTTCGCCAGCCAGGGGCCGAATC
Proteins encoded:
- a CDS encoding DUF2092 domain-containing protein, with protein sequence MAPYESDDSARAAEADDTLDGRRKAARYVVPVAVVGVAAATIGLVPALADSGDPNLPKVTAQQLIEKIAKSDVQQLSGTVKITTDLGLPDLGGLESGLLSGAAKGHDGSSADPQSKLLELAAGTHTLRVAADGPDRGKVSLLDSAAEYSVIHNGKDVWGYDSKSNEVFHSTSAESGKAGEKAGDKAPRDVPATPKDFADEVLKSVDSTTSVKVDGTAHVAGRDAYKLVIKPRQSGTTVGAISIAVDAKTGLPLKFTLTPASGGAAVVDAGFTRVDFSRPAASTFAFTPPKGAKVTEGDTLKGAKGDESKSPKGAEPKRVEKGAPKGHEGAADGLGGPKTIGKGWNSIVVLGTGGKGVPSGASGSTGNSNVDGFLNSLGDHVTGSFGSGTVYSTRLINALITDDGKVYAGAVTKAALVKAANAAH
- a CDS encoding ATP-binding cassette domain-containing protein, which encodes MEELSADEPGPAREPEAADLVPVRAEAADVAPAWAEAADVAPAWAEAADVAPAREPGDTVARPARGPGDVAAGPARGPRAVGAVAAGGDAVIATRGLTKRYRGGQLAVDGLDLTVPAGSVFGFLGPNGSGKTTTIRMLMGLIEPTSGTASVLGRPMPRSARTVLPHVGALIEGPALYGFLSGRDNLIRYDSADPTADPRTRRARVESALDRVGLAAAAGKKAKAYSLGMKQRLGLAAALLQPRRLLVLDEPTNGLDPQGMREIRSLVRELASDGTTVFLSSHLLDEIEQVCTHAAVMTRGRLVVQGPVADLAAGARGRLVVTTPDTGEAARVLKEQGVLDLVVTETGVSAEPPDRELAELNAALVTAGVRVRGFGVERASLEDAFVALTGEGFDVAG
- a CDS encoding ABC transporter permease, coding for MSRAESLPERGARTAAQPGARRGPSPLWTFGLFRDELVTTFRRWRTIALLGVLAAVPILIGVAVKVETNGGSSAGGDGGQGPAFIAQITNNGLFLVFTGLAATLPFFLPMAIGVIAGDAIAGEANAGTLRYLLVAPAGRTRLLLTKYATTMTFCLVATLVVAVSAFAVGALLFPLGELTTISGTRIGFAEGLGRALLIALVVAVSLTGVAALGLFVSTLTNSGIAAMATTVGLLITVQILDQIPQLHALQPYFFSHYWLSFADLMRDPVYWDGLVRDLGLQGLYVAVFGSAAWARFTTKDITA
- a CDS encoding NAD(P)H-dependent oxidoreductase, which gives rise to MTRRFLFVLGSSRPGGNTETLARRAAEQLPADTEQRWLSLTEHRLPDFEDLRRDSEHVRPPAPSPAATLLDATIAATDIVIASPLYWYSVSGQTKRYLDHWSGWLRTPGVDFKATLAGRTLWGVTALAHEEPEVAGPLIGTLNHTAAYMGMRFGGVLLGNGSKPGDVLNDTGALTRAKTFFAQEAPLARFPYER